The proteins below are encoded in one region of uncultured Eubacteriales bacterium:
- a CDS encoding Glycoside hydrolase family 31 (modular protein) — translation MKRRILSFALTIAMLFSLLSVTALAQSGTTSVQDNGDTIVLTAQNYVITIEKAGFRYGFSKPDGTEIIGAHSLSGISFGKSGGTSYPVVSTKYQGTTGNVASFLVTNQQGATADVKIHLFDTYARYEILPIESESPEEEAPSATPTLGATSLLVKGSQSKDTATVWKLKDGILPTNDYTVQATLKLPKAGTASAGIYSHYNASNAFHLFFIKSGSVSLKRLNTDGSSLELPVSTPINIKTDTWYTLKLVSEGNRLRGYVNGQLVVEATDSGAGAQQLTGAAGLRTDKMDLYLDDFKVTSNDGKTVYYKNDFEDGTAGDYTQNLECAMGSKLLEMYNNPPTDKYLQLVGNPTASAVTGETGWTGYTVSAEMAFAIGDEETSNGLLFGYQDRDNYYGFRFGAAETLSLYKMTDDTERLLASGTMPYSFDKVYLLKASMNDGVLTCYVDGVQKLTANDSTFASGKAGILTAVTTSKTDNFKVTDSSGDLFSATFDDGSLADWSITGSGKITDGTEEPPVIDPDTEIRYYTIDARLAGGIAYLYGLGDYGALGNTSGTVRETSNVAGVNRMNAGTFTNKDSVARFISNFTIAPQLGFAQVLFETDDKRVSYTADQTLLGAYKTQKVDGLYYFFGDMQQIYGDYKTVRNTAGYVDTKPHYEMFGLGWEAFGSLGWNAYQSSVMSTLTDYLKSGYDITWGVVGSGFWTGDRKALEGTTTSFGMWDDTADPAGRTDGLPNPRFPDPDGLKQFFKDNDLKLLLGLRNHLKLPDSYEGVTYGGKWDESVDGRFVFEALDNGYFLKNDDGSLYQVNAKYPTGGIEPRGPVGIIDAENPEAVKWFSDHADLWGVDGFKEDCMMLQTTHNDDNWNNLLQYMVEEKDNLIIVRNASYCLPGDVLRINDANYGTNNASFNNSPDRMVINSLAYAASGQSNVYPDIIGGTGANINDASQQNYIVRNAYFAALCPSQSVGINVLEMNNQERKDAAFKAINWHSTYAPYIYDAALKSFETGYPTSMTPLYIAYPEDTATYNMINSTNRMYEWMLGESILATPLFGTDHQSATSRDVYLPEGKWIQYDTGEVFVGPITLKDREAPIDQMPAFVGGKGILVGEDMENKGNYFIEVFPIAEKGSVYDYTFIDGTTRSAVAANMDGFNPASLVVTDTTDNKTVEFTVNEVNRAVRFDYEPGHSYKLTGGLSEGKPLALNAACDNIFVGDNALDSLQLTLVMDDFTRLDDLTGYELSYQPEDASFLSLEAGKLVALKAGTTRFEVTVSKDGDSISAWVSVTIKTRAIDITAPASGSTLYSGRFVARGQLLDVDGAEVFLTARESDQVLYTAIVTTENSAFTALFSGVEDGEYLLHAKESPGGTAKVIVPIAVDSSAIILYDDFDGASNLHWDKSVAGASAAVDESKSALVGVATTADGKIASVITTAGEPISGEYTVKTTMTFRGGTASAGLVFGYEDENNFFHVRLDKSNAGGKAQLYQFVDGKATKAEPEGSLSCADNRPYTLMAKVSGKTVQYYLDDKLITEKTYDKDVVGKVGFRIYNVAADFSEILVTTNSQEKAAVTARYLDENGEPLIEAVSAQKLVGSAYHTQAKGIDGYILVETPANVSGIVPQAGVEVVYRYRAKIAVTGVSLDKTKASLYSNASPGTVQLTAAVAPADADVQDVTWSSDHPEVATVDENGLVTAVANGTASITVSTAEGSYTAVCTVSVITYSSPYVPPTTGNTSDGTVTTTVTLPDGSVLVTVKKPDGTIITTETSANKVVTKTTAAPDGTISAEITLPIGAERATVTIPVAQPTPGMVAVAVGADGKETVLPFSLVNENGVRLTADSGLTVRIEDRGQAFQDVASSAWYGDSVRFVTARELFQGTGAEAFAPDLPMNRAMLLTVLYRLDGQKYGTDGATWYSAAADWAMEVGISDGTNLDAAISREQLAVILYRYAGVQETEHTVPTRSDAGEVSGWASEAMAWAVETGILSGKPDGRLAPQDSASRAEVAAMLMRFVRVMVG, via the coding sequence ATGAAACGGCGGATTCTGTCCTTTGCGCTCACAATCGCGATGCTTTTTAGCCTGCTCAGCGTCACGGCGCTGGCCCAGTCCGGGACGACATCGGTGCAGGACAATGGGGATACGATTGTTCTTACCGCGCAAAATTACGTGATTACCATTGAGAAAGCCGGATTTCGTTATGGCTTCAGCAAGCCTGACGGAACGGAAATCATAGGCGCGCACTCGCTGTCCGGTATTTCCTTTGGTAAGTCGGGCGGGACGTCCTACCCCGTCGTCAGCACCAAGTATCAGGGAACCACCGGCAACGTGGCCTCCTTTCTGGTAACCAACCAGCAGGGCGCCACAGCCGACGTTAAGATTCACCTGTTTGACACCTACGCACGCTATGAAATCCTCCCCATCGAAAGCGAGTCCCCGGAAGAGGAAGCGCCCAGCGCCACGCCCACCCTTGGCGCCACCTCCCTTCTGGTCAAGGGCAGCCAAAGTAAGGATACGGCAACGGTCTGGAAACTGAAAGACGGCATCCTGCCCACTAACGACTACACGGTACAGGCCACGCTGAAGCTCCCCAAGGCCGGAACCGCGTCGGCCGGCATTTACTCCCACTACAACGCATCCAACGCGTTCCATCTGTTTTTTATTAAGTCAGGCTCCGTCTCGCTCAAACGGCTGAACACAGACGGATCGTCCCTGGAGCTCCCAGTATCCACTCCGATCAACATAAAAACGGACACTTGGTACACTCTGAAACTGGTGTCTGAGGGCAATCGGCTGCGGGGCTATGTTAACGGTCAGCTCGTCGTTGAAGCCACCGACTCAGGCGCCGGCGCCCAGCAGCTCACCGGCGCCGCCGGGCTCAGAACCGATAAGATGGATCTCTATTTGGATGACTTCAAGGTTACCAGCAACGACGGCAAGACCGTCTATTACAAAAATGATTTTGAGGACGGAACAGCAGGTGACTATACACAGAATCTTGAATGCGCAATGGGTTCTAAGCTTTTAGAAATGTACAATAATCCCCCCACCGATAAGTATTTGCAACTTGTCGGTAACCCTACCGCGTCCGCCGTGACCGGCGAGACCGGTTGGACCGGCTATACCGTCAGCGCCGAGATGGCCTTTGCCATTGGCGATGAGGAGACAAGCAACGGTCTTCTCTTTGGATACCAGGACAGAGATAACTACTATGGTTTCCGTTTCGGCGCGGCCGAGACACTCTCTCTTTACAAGATGACCGACGACACGGAGCGCTTGCTCGCCTCCGGCACGATGCCCTATTCCTTCGACAAGGTCTACCTTCTCAAGGCCAGCATGAATGACGGCGTACTCACATGCTATGTGGACGGCGTACAAAAGCTGACGGCCAATGACAGCACCTTTGCCTCCGGCAAGGCCGGCATTCTGACCGCGGTGACCACCAGCAAAACCGACAACTTTAAGGTGACGGACAGCTCCGGGGACCTCTTCAGCGCCACGTTCGATGACGGCAGTCTGGCCGATTGGTCCATAACGGGCAGTGGCAAGATCACCGACGGCACTGAGGAGCCCCCCGTCATCGATCCTGACACGGAAATTCGGTACTACACCATTGACGCCCGTCTGGCAGGCGGGATTGCGTACCTCTACGGCCTGGGTGATTACGGTGCGCTGGGTAACACGAGCGGCACCGTCCGCGAGACCTCGAACGTGGCGGGTGTTAACCGCATGAACGCGGGTACCTTTACCAACAAGGACAGCGTCGCCCGATTTATCAGCAACTTCACCATCGCGCCTCAGTTGGGCTTCGCCCAAGTGCTTTTTGAGACCGACGACAAGCGGGTCTCTTACACGGCGGACCAGACCCTGCTCGGCGCGTACAAGACCCAAAAGGTGGACGGCCTTTACTACTTCTTCGGCGATATGCAGCAGATTTACGGCGACTACAAGACCGTGCGCAACACGGCGGGATATGTGGACACCAAGCCCCACTACGAGATGTTCGGCCTGGGCTGGGAGGCCTTTGGCTCCCTTGGATGGAACGCCTATCAAAGCTCAGTGATGAGCACGCTGACCGATTACCTCAAGAGCGGTTATGACATCACCTGGGGCGTGGTGGGTTCCGGTTTCTGGACGGGAGACCGCAAAGCGCTGGAGGGGACGACCACCAGTTTCGGCATGTGGGACGACACCGCAGACCCTGCGGGACGGACGGACGGCCTGCCCAATCCCCGTTTCCCCGACCCTGACGGGTTAAAACAATTCTTCAAGGACAATGACTTGAAACTCCTGCTGGGTCTGCGCAACCACCTCAAGCTGCCCGACAGCTACGAGGGCGTTACCTATGGCGGGAAGTGGGACGAGAGCGTGGACGGGCGCTTTGTATTTGAGGCGCTGGACAACGGCTATTTTCTTAAGAATGACGATGGGTCTCTATATCAGGTCAACGCGAAGTACCCGACCGGCGGCATCGAGCCCCGCGGCCCGGTCGGCATCATCGACGCCGAAAATCCCGAGGCAGTGAAGTGGTTCTCCGACCATGCGGATCTATGGGGCGTGGACGGTTTCAAGGAAGACTGCATGATGCTTCAGACCACCCACAATGACGACAACTGGAACAACCTTCTACAGTACATGGTAGAGGAAAAGGACAATCTCATTATCGTCAGAAACGCCTCCTACTGCCTGCCGGGCGACGTGCTGCGCATCAACGACGCAAACTACGGCACCAACAACGCAAGTTTCAACAACTCCCCTGACCGCATGGTCATCAACTCGCTGGCCTATGCCGCCAGCGGCCAGTCCAACGTCTACCCTGATATTATCGGAGGGACCGGCGCGAACATCAACGACGCAAGCCAGCAAAATTATATTGTGCGCAACGCCTACTTCGCGGCGCTCTGCCCCAGCCAGTCGGTCGGCATAAATGTGCTCGAAATGAACAACCAGGAGCGGAAGGACGCCGCCTTCAAGGCCATCAACTGGCACAGCACCTACGCGCCTTATATTTATGATGCGGCGCTGAAGAGCTTTGAGACCGGCTACCCAACCTCGATGACCCCCCTCTACATCGCCTACCCTGAGGATACGGCTACCTATAACATGATCAACAGCACAAATAGGATGTACGAGTGGATGCTGGGCGAGTCGATTTTGGCGACACCGCTGTTTGGTACCGACCATCAGTCTGCCACCTCCCGGGATGTCTACCTGCCTGAGGGCAAGTGGATTCAGTATGACACGGGCGAGGTCTTCGTAGGCCCCATCACGCTGAAGGACCGTGAGGCCCCCATCGACCAAATGCCGGCTTTTGTCGGCGGCAAGGGCATTCTTGTGGGCGAGGACATGGAGAACAAGGGCAACTACTTCATCGAGGTATTCCCCATCGCCGAAAAGGGCTCCGTGTACGACTACACCTTTATCGATGGAACTACCAGGTCCGCCGTGGCCGCCAATATGGACGGCTTTAACCCCGCCTCTCTTGTGGTAACGGACACCACGGACAACAAGACTGTCGAGTTCACCGTAAACGAGGTAAACCGTGCCGTCCGCTTTGACTACGAGCCGGGCCACAGCTACAAGCTGACCGGCGGCCTTTCCGAGGGAAAGCCCCTCGCGCTGAACGCCGCCTGCGACAATATTTTTGTTGGAGACAACGCGCTCGATTCCTTGCAGCTCACTCTTGTGATGGACGACTTTACCCGTCTGGATGACCTTACCGGCTACGAGCTCTCCTATCAGCCCGAGGACGCCTCTTTCCTGTCCCTGGAGGCGGGCAAGCTGGTGGCCCTGAAGGCCGGAACCACCCGCTTTGAGGTGACCGTTTCCAAAGATGGTGATTCAATCTCTGCCTGGGTCTCCGTTACCATAAAAACCCGAGCCATTGACATTACCGCACCCGCGTCTGGCAGCACGCTGTACTCCGGCAGATTCGTGGCGAGAGGGCAGCTCCTAGACGTCGACGGGGCCGAGGTCTTCCTAACTGCCCGCGAGAGCGACCAGGTGCTATATACCGCCATCGTCACCACAGAAAACAGCGCTTTTACCGCCCTATTCTCCGGCGTCGAGGACGGCGAATATCTGCTGCATGCAAAGGAGAGCCCCGGCGGTACGGCGAAGGTGATTGTTCCCATTGCCGTGGATAGCTCCGCCATCATCCTATACGACGACTTTGACGGTGCCTCCAACCTCCACTGGGACAAATCGGTTGCTGGTGCCAGCGCCGCCGTAGATGAATCCAAGAGTGCTCTTGTGGGCGTTGCGACGACGGCGGACGGAAAGATCGCCTCTGTAATCACCACTGCGGGAGAGCCCATCTCAGGCGAATACACCGTGAAAACTACCATGACATTCCGGGGTGGTACCGCTTCGGCTGGATTGGTCTTTGGCTATGAGGATGAGAACAACTTTTTCCATGTGCGTTTGGATAAGAGCAATGCCGGCGGTAAAGCTCAGCTCTATCAGTTCGTGGACGGCAAAGCAACGAAGGCGGAGCCGGAGGGCTCGCTCAGCTGCGCAGACAACCGGCCCTATACACTCATGGCCAAGGTCAGCGGGAAGACCGTCCAGTATTATCTGGACGATAAGCTGATTACGGAGAAGACCTACGACAAAGATGTGGTCGGCAAGGTCGGTTTCCGTATCTACAACGTCGCCGCGGATTTCAGCGAGATTCTGGTAACGACCAACTCCCAGGAGAAAGCGGCGGTCACCGCTCGTTATCTGGACGAAAACGGGGAACCGCTGATCGAAGCGGTCAGCGCACAAAAGCTGGTTGGCAGCGCCTATCATACTCAGGCCAAAGGCATCGACGGCTACATCCTGGTCGAGACGCCAGCCAACGTTTCCGGCATCGTGCCGCAGGCGGGTGTTGAGGTCGTCTATCGCTACCGCGCGAAGATAGCGGTCACCGGCGTGAGCCTTGACAAAACGAAAGCCAGCCTGTACAGCAACGCTTCTCCCGGCACTGTTCAGCTCACCGCCGCGGTGGCGCCCGCGGACGCCGACGTCCAGGACGTGACATGGAGCAGCGACCATCCGGAGGTCGCCACCGTGGATGAAAACGGTCTGGTGACCGCTGTCGCCAACGGAACGGCCTCCATCACTGTGTCCACCGCAGAGGGCAGCTACACCGCCGTGTGTACGGTAAGCGTGATCACCTATTCCTCCCCCTATGTGCCGCCTACCACAGGAAATACCTCCGATGGGACCGTCACCACAACGGTTACGCTGCCTGACGGCTCGGTTCTTGTGACCGTCAAAAAGCCAGACGGCACTATCATCACCACTGAAACCAGTGCCAACAAGGTCGTGACAAAAACCACCGCCGCTCCTGACGGGACAATTTCCGCTGAAATTACCCTCCCCATCGGAGCGGAGCGGGCCACCGTCACTATCCCTGTGGCCCAGCCCACCCCAGGCATGGTGGCCGTGGCTGTGGGGGCGGACGGGAAAGAGACTGTTCTCCCCTTTTCCCTCGTCAATGAGAACGGCGTCAGGCTGACCGCGGACAGCGGTCTTACAGTCCGCATCGAGGATAGGGGTCAGGCGTTCCAGGACGTGGCCTCCTCCGCCTGGTATGGAGACAGCGTCCGTTTCGTCACGGCACGTGAGCTCTTCCAGGGGACCGGAGCGGAGGCCTTTGCGCCCGACCTGCCCATGAACCGGGCCATGTTGCTGACCGTACTCTACCGCCTGGATGGGCAAAAGTACGGCACAGACGGCGCAACCTGGTACTCCGCGGCTGCAGACTGGGCCATGGAGGTTGGCATTTCGGATGGCACCAATCTGGACGCCGCCATCTCCCGGGAACAGCTTGCCGTCATACTCTATCGCTACGCTGGCGTACAAGAAACCGAGCACACGGTGCCGACACGCAGCGATGCCGGCGAAGTCTCCGGCTGGGCCTCTGAGGCGATGGCCTGGGCTGTGGAGACCGGCATTCTCAGCGGCAAGCCCGACGGAAGGCTGGCCCCCCAGGACAGCGCCAGCCGCGCCGAGGTCGCCGCCATGCTCATGCGCTTTGTGCGCGTCATGGTCGGATAA
- a CDS encoding ABC transporter, permease protein produces the protein MFQKTTAFRVFFWICLIVIGLFVFFPLLWMINTALKPTAETFSNYFFTGPLTLDNIIHIVTDAKIMGYLKNSLIVSFGSSFMATVVCAFAGYSFSKFRYRGRKFVMGLFMMSQAFPQAILLLSIYTLMNKLGLLGSYWALLISYVVFTLPVGTWTLKSYFDNIPDSLIESAKIDGAGHWRIMTRIVFPMAIPGMISIAIYGFVWSWNDLLYSMTLVTDSARRTLASGLVMTFLGEASTNWGYMMAASLVSAIPVTIIFIFLQRYFIQGLTAGAVKG, from the coding sequence ATGTTTCAAAAAACCACCGCGTTCCGCGTCTTTTTCTGGATCTGCCTCATTGTCATCGGTCTCTTCGTCTTCTTCCCCCTCCTTTGGATGATCAACACCGCCCTCAAGCCCACCGCCGAGACCTTCAGCAACTACTTCTTCACCGGGCCTCTGACGCTGGACAATATCATCCATATCGTCACCGATGCGAAGATCATGGGTTACCTCAAAAACAGCCTCATCGTCTCCTTCGGCTCCAGCTTTATGGCCACCGTGGTCTGCGCCTTCGCGGGCTATAGTTTCTCCAAATTCCGGTATCGGGGCCGTAAGTTTGTCATGGGACTTTTCATGATGAGCCAGGCCTTCCCCCAGGCCATTCTGCTGCTGTCCATCTACACGCTGATGAACAAGCTGGGCCTGCTGGGGAGCTACTGGGCCCTCCTCATCAGCTACGTGGTCTTTACCCTGCCGGTGGGTACCTGGACGCTGAAGAGCTATTTTGACAACATTCCAGACTCCCTCATCGAGAGCGCCAAGATCGATGGTGCGGGCCACTGGCGCATCATGACGCGGATCGTCTTCCCCATGGCCATCCCCGGCATGATCTCCATCGCCATCTATGGGTTTGTATGGAGCTGGAACGACCTACTGTACTCCATGACCCTGGTGACCGACAGCGCCCGGCGCACCCTGGCCTCGGGCCTCGTGATGACTTTCCTGGGCGAGGCGTCCACCAACTGGGGGTACATGATGGCGGCCTCCCTGGTCTCCGCCATTCCGGTCACCATCATCTTCATCTTCCTCCAGCGCTACTTTATTCAGGGCCTCACGGCCGGAGCGGTGAAAGGGTAA